The Daucus carota subsp. sativus chromosome 7, DH1 v3.0, whole genome shotgun sequence genome window below encodes:
- the LOC108195921 gene encoding methyl jasmonate esterase 1, giving the protein MTEKRGEHFVLVHGSLHGAWCWYKVATRLRSEGHRVTALDSAACGINPKQVQEVQSYTDYYEPLMEFMATLAPDEKVILVGHSYGGYGVSIAMEAYPEKIAVAVFVAANMPGPDLTYLTISQRSTTKYWGHSRMICTQLIKARMDV; this is encoded by the exons atgaCGGAGAAGAGAGGGGAGCACTTTGTGCTGGTTCATGGAAGTTTACATGGTGCGTGGTGCTGGTACAAGGTGGCAACACGGCTGAGATCAGAGGGGCACAGAGTCACAGCGCTTGACTCGGCAGCTTGTGGCATTAACCCAAAGCAGGTTCAAGAGGTCCAGTCCTATACTGACTACTATGAACCCCTGATGGAGTTTATGGCCACCTTAGCACCAGATGAGAAGGTGATTCTGGTGGGCCACAGCTATGGTGGATATGGCGTGTCGATAGCCATGGAGGCTTACCCTGAAAAGATTGCTGTTGCTGTTTTCGTTGCTGCTAATATGCCTGGTCCAGACCTTACTTATCTCACCATCTCTCAAag ATCTACAACAAAGTACTGGGGTCATTCAAGGATGATATGTACACAATTGATCAAAGCTCGGATGGACGTGTAA
- the LOC108195920 gene encoding methyl jasmonate esterase 1: MTEIREAHFVLVHGSCHGAWCWYKVATQLRSEGHRVTALDFAACGINQKPLQEVHSCHDYFEPLLEFMTTLPLDEKVVLVGHSFGGVGLSLAMETFPEKISVAVFVTALMPGPDLSYVTISNEFRPIKGVKQKETEGVVNFTPEALASKLYQLSPTQDLTLATMSVRPHSLQVKSDASESLIVSKEKYGSVHRVYIVADQDMILSEEVQRWMIQLNPPNDVKVIQGSDHMTMVSKPQELSSCLLTIAQHHC, encoded by the exons ATGACTGAAATTAGAGAGGCGCACTTTGTACTGGTTCATGGATCTTGTCATGGGGCATGGTGCTGGTACAAGGTGGCAACACAACTGAGATCAGAGGGACACAGAGTCACTGCACTGGACTTCGCGGCTTGTGGGATCAACCAGAAGCCGCTGCAAGAAGTCCATTCCTGCCACGACTACTTCGAACCCCTCCTCGAGTTTATGACCACCTTACCTCTAGATGAGAAGGTGGTTCTGGTGGGTCACAGCTTTGGTGGAGTTGGCTTGTCCCTCGCTATGGAAACCTTTCCAGAAAAAATTTCTGTTGCTGTTTTCGTAACCGCTCTTATGCCTGGTCCGGACCTTTCTTACGTTACTATCTCTAATGAG TTCCGACCTATCAAAGGAGTAAAgcaaaaagaaacggagggagtagtaaactTTACACCCGAGGCATTGGCCTCCAAACTGTATCAACTCTCTCCAACCCAG GATTTGACACTAGCAACTATGTCAGTGAGGCCACATTCTTTACAAGTTAAATCAGATGCATCAGAAAGCCTGATTGTCAGTAAAGAGAAGTATGGTTCAGTCCATCGCGTGTACATTGTGGCTGATCAAGATATGATACTATCCGAAGAAGTTCAGAGGTGGATGATTCAACTAAACCCACCAAATGATGTGAAGGTGATCCAGGGTTCTGATCACATGACCATGGTCTCTAAGCCACAGGAGCTCTCATCTTGCCTTCTGACAATTGCCCAGCACCACTGCTGA
- the LOC108193793 gene encoding autophagy-related protein 101 gives MNCEVCQLKELDVEHFEIREVLGCILHTILFHRALGLVRPKDVDLQLFEITYVQCADAELEKKIDEKIGQFIDRVDKHPNKKTQICLSFYEVKSKQATWFTNKVERLHWEQWYINLNVAQLPKAHSGKSQHSKLVVDPGEVALEERDVRRAALEASLREVLFQIIKFVNEKRDHVPPIPNVEGVSFPYEITISSSSDSAFGMDMFKRMLQTGHPTMLS, from the exons ATGAACTGCGAAGTTTGTCAACTCAAAGAACtg GATGTGGAGCACTTCGAGATACGTGAAGTTCTGGGAT GTATTCTACACACAATCTTGTTCCATAGAGCTTTAGGTCTTGTGCGGCCAAAGGATGTTGATCTGCAACTCTTTGAAATCACATAT GTGCAATGTGCAGATGCAGAACTTGAGAAGAAAATAGATGAGAAGATTGGCCAGTTCATTGACAGGGTAGACAAACATCCCAATAAGAAAACTCAG ATATGCTTATCTTTCTATGAAGTAAAAAGTAAACAGGCCACATGGTTTACAAACAAAGTTGAACGCCTACACTGGGAGCAGtggtatataaatttgaatgttGCTCAGCTTCCTAAAGCACATTCTGGAAAGTCTCAGCATTCCAAATTAGTAGTTGATCCTGGAG AAGTTGCACTGGAAGAGAGAGACGTGCGACGTGCAGCACTAGAAGCATCCCTTCGCGAGGTTTTGTTCCAGATCATCAAATTTgttaatgagaagagagatcaTGTTCCCCCTATACCAAATGTTGAAGGCGTCTCATTTCCCTATGAAATCACTATCTCGAG TTCCTCAGATTCTGCATTTGGAATGGACATGTTCAAGAGAATGCTTCAGACTGGGCATCCTACCATGCTTAGCTGA
- the LOC108195919 gene encoding methyl jasmonate esterase 1 — translation MTEKREPHFVLVHGGCHGVWCWYKVATQLRSEGHRVTALDSAACGINQKPLQEVHSYYDYFEPLLEFLATLAPDEKVVLVGHSFGGYGLSLAMETFPEKISVAVFVTAFMPGPDLTYLAISHEIKQVFKAYGDEIFKFDQILDKGTYIFTPQALASKLYQLSPTQDLTLATLLVRPHPSETDISAPEVLRVSKEKYGSVRRVYVVADQDIILPEEIQRWMIQLNPPDEVKVIQGSDHMTMFSKPRELCSCLLAIAQQHCL, via the exons ATGACAGAAAAGAGAGAGCCTCACTTTGTGCTGGTTCATGGAGGTTGTCATGGTGTATGGTGCTGGTACAAGGTGGCAACACAGTTAAGATCAGAGGGACACAGAGTCACTGCACTGGACTCAGCAGCTTGTGGCATCAACCAGAAGCCGCTGCAAGAAGTCCATTCCTATTACGACTACTTCGAACCCCTCCTGGAGTTTCTGGCCACCTTAGCACCAGATGAGAAGGTGGTTCTGGTGGGTCACAGCTTCGGTGGATATGGCTTGTCACTAGCTATGGAAACCTTCCCTGAAAAAATTTCTGTTGCTGTTTTCGTAACAGCTTTTATGCCTGGTCCGGACCTTACTTATCTTGCTATATCTCatgag ATTAAGCAAGTGTTCAAGGCATACGGGgatgaaattttcaaatttgatcAAATCTTGGATAAAGGCACGTACATCTTTACACCCCAGGCGTTGGCCTCCAAACTGTATCAACTCTCTCCAACCCAG GATTTGACTCTAGCAACTTTGTTGGTGAGGCCACATCCTTCAGAAACTGATATAAGCGCACCAGAAGTCCTGAGGGTCAGTAAAGAGAAATACGGTTCAGTTCGTCGCGTTTATGTTGTGGCTGACCAGGATATCATACTGCCTGAAGAAATACAAAGGTGGATGATTCAACTGAATCCCCCGGATGAGGTGAAGGTGATCCAGGGTTCTGATCACATGACCATGTTTTCTAAGCCACGGGAGCTCTGCTCTTGCCTTCTAGCAATTGCCCAGCAACACTGCTTATAA
- the LOC108195264 gene encoding uncharacterized protein LOC108195264, translating to MAMVDSIETHPAKKMKLQDKEIPKSQYGINTVNFENSQPTMEYSVYMEIKVVKQLFSSPEDPLCFFSRMMKDIGCAESQISKYGCSSFHFLAQLTPDKAKKLSELDSVREVKPHKKSAPCFPPKLYVLERCPLYPETSE from the exons ATGGCAATGGTCGACAGCATAGAAACTCATC ctGCCAAGAAGATGAAGCTGCAGGACAAGGAAATCCCCAAATCTCAATATG GAATTAATACTGTAAATTTTGAGAACTCTCAACCTACAATG GAATACTCCGTCTATATGGAAATCAAAGTCGTCAAGCAACTGTTTTCATCTCCCGAAGATCCCTTGTGTTTTTTCAGTAGAATGATGAAAGATATTGGCTG CGCTGAATCCCAGATTAGTAAATATGGTTGCTCCTCCTTTCACTTTTTAGCACAACTTACTCCAGATAAAGCCAAAAAGTTGTCAG AGCTGGATTCTGTAAGAGAGGTGAAGCCCCACAAGAAGAGCGCACCTTGTTTCCCCCCCAAGCTTTATGTCCTTGAGCGTTGTCCTTTATACCCTgaaactagtgaataa